The segment ATCGATAAGTTTCTGATCTGGGAGCAATCCAATCTGAAGCTTTCATGAGAACAGCGCTGTTGGCCGGTTCCACCGGATTGATTGGAAAGCAATTGCTTGAATTGTTGCTGGAAGATTCGGATTACACAGTTGTGAAGGCCATTAGCCGAAAGCCATTGGATATCCAGCACGCCAAACTTCAGAATATTGTAGCCGATTTCAACACCTTGACCGAGCACCATAATCAGTTGAAGGCCAATGATGTTTTTTGTTGTTTGGGAACCACGATTAAGCAGGCGGGCAGTCAGGCAGCATTTCGGAAAGTGGATTACGATTATCCGCTTGAGTTGGCCAAGTTGACGAAGAACCAGGGAGCATCGCAATACCTGATCATTACTGCGTTGGGTTCCGATGCTAAATCCGGGATTTTTTATAATCGTGTAAAAGGTGAAGTGGAGCAAGCTATCGATGAACTTGGTTTCCAGTCATACCACATTTTGCGACCATCATTGTTGTTAGGAGAGCGTACCGAGAAACGCGCAGGTGAAGGAGCAGCAACCGTTGTGTATCAAGCTTTAGGGTTTTTGATCCCGTTAAAATACAAGGCCATTGATTCAGTAAAAGTAGCCAGGGCAATGCTTCACATGGCGAAATTAAATTCCAAAGGGAAATTCATTCACGAATCGAAAGAACTTCAGCAGTTTTAATGTAATGCCATGCTGAGTTTGGCCGAAGCATGACACTTGGATAGTCACCCTTCGACAGGCTCAGGGGGACACGTGTAATGCAGCTGGGTCAGAATTTTTTGGTTGCGTATGGTGCAGCGGTTCATACGGTAATTCCTTTTTATTGATCAGCGGAATTTTCTCCATAGAGCTTACTTCAATCGTTGCGATTCCAAAATCTTCCACCACTTTACCCTTGATGAAATAAAATCCCCTTCCCCGGAAGGGAAACTTCTTGGCAACATCCGGGAAATGCACCGTATCGAATACTTCGCCCTGCTGATCGTAGAACGTGCCAAAATGCATAAGCTCACCTTTTACAGTACCGGTGTTTTTGGTGGTTACCACATATCCGAGTATGGTCACTACTTTACCTATTTTATTTAAAAGCTCAATAGCTTTTGTGTCGCCAAAATTTGATGTGGCAACCAGTTTAAACGGATCACACAACGGAAAGCCCAGCAACTCAATTTCATCAAAGGCATCTTCCAGTTCGTTTCGTTGTAGTGCCGGTAATGGGTATTCGCTGGGTTCGGTATCGAATAATTCAGATGTATTCCTGTTTTTGGTTTTTGTGTTGCTGCAATACAGCATGGCTTCCCATAATAATTTTTGTTTTGATTTTCCGGTAAACCGGAACGCACCCATCCGAATGAGTATGCGTACTTGTTCCAATCCGAGGGGTATTCTGCGCAAGAAATCATTCAGGCTGCGGTAGGCACCTTGTTTTCGTTCAACAGCAATTTGTTGCGCTACCTTTGTCTCCAGACTTTTCAAATGAATAAATCCGATATAAATCTCTTTTTCGTAGATGGTAGTAAGGTACTCACTTTTATT is part of the Cyclobacteriaceae bacterium genome and harbors:
- a CDS encoding oxidoreductase; this encodes MRTALLAGSTGLIGKQLLELLLEDSDYTVVKAISRKPLDIQHAKLQNIVADFNTLTEHHNQLKANDVFCCLGTTIKQAGSQAAFRKVDYDYPLELAKLTKNQGASQYLIITALGSDAKSGIFYNRVKGEVEQAIDELGFQSYHILRPSLLLGERTEKRAGEGAATVVYQALGFLIPLKYKAIDSVKVARAMLHMAKLNSKGKFIHESKELQQF